Proteins co-encoded in one bacterium genomic window:
- a CDS encoding dTDP-4-dehydrorhamnose 3,5-epimerase family protein yields MINGVKIKKLKAIPDERGHVMEIFREDDEIFSRFGQVYITTAYPGVVKAWHYHKKQTDNFACIRGMMKVVLHDSRTGSPTKGEINEFFIGEHNNLLIQIPKMVTHGFKCISEYEAIILNCPTECYNHKNPDEYRMDPHKSDILYDWSRKNG; encoded by the coding sequence ATGATTAATGGTGTTAAAATAAAAAAACTAAAGGCAATTCCTGACGAACGCGGTCATGTTATGGAGATATTCAGGGAGGATGATGAAATTTTTTCCAGGTTTGGACAAGTCTATATAACTACTGCTTATCCTGGTGTTGTTAAAGCATGGCATTATCATAAGAAACAGACAGATAATTTTGCATGCATCAGAGGGATGATGAAAGTAGTTCTTCATGACAGCAGAACCGGTTCTCCTACAAAGGGAGAGATTAATGAATTTTTTATAGGAGAGCATAATAACTTGCTTATACAGATCCCTAAAATGGTAACGCATGGTTTTAAATGCATAAGTGAATACGAGGCCATAATACTTAATTGTCCTACAGAATGTTATAATCACAAAAATCCTGATGAATACAGAATGGATCCGCATAAAAGCGATATTCTATATGACTGGAGCAGGAAAAACGGCTGA